One Gloeobacter morelensis MG652769 DNA window includes the following coding sequences:
- the nadC gene encoding carboxylating nicotinate-nucleotide diphosphorylase, with protein MLTNRYALPHPLLVDPLLSSWLAEDWGRADRTSEALFAEDSPNGHGEILLKEAGVVAGLPLVERLFAIVDPAVRFAPMCEEGIAAEARTVIAVVEGPVRSLLMGERVALNLLQRLSGIAALTRRYAERLAGLRTRLVDTRKTTPGLRLIEKYAVRVGGAVNHRFGLDDAVMIKDNHIAAAGGIRPAVERLRGRIPFLMPIEVETESLEQVQEALGCGVQVIMLDNMPVERMREAVQLIAGRALTEASGNITLDTLAAVAATGVDYISTSATITRAPWLDISLDLRCPATDTLPLA; from the coding sequence ATGCTCACCAATCGCTACGCTCTGCCGCACCCGTTGCTGGTCGACCCGCTGCTTTCCAGTTGGCTTGCCGAGGATTGGGGCCGCGCAGACCGCACCAGTGAGGCGCTGTTTGCCGAAGATAGCCCCAACGGCCACGGTGAAATTTTGCTCAAAGAAGCCGGGGTAGTGGCGGGGCTACCCCTGGTAGAACGGCTCTTTGCCATCGTCGATCCGGCGGTGCGCTTTGCGCCGATGTGCGAAGAAGGAATCGCCGCTGAAGCGCGCACGGTGATTGCCGTTGTCGAAGGGCCGGTGCGCTCGCTGCTGATGGGAGAACGGGTAGCTCTCAATCTGCTGCAGCGCCTTAGCGGCATCGCCGCGCTCACCCGCCGCTATGCCGAGCGGCTTGCGGGCCTTCGTACCCGGTTGGTCGACACGCGCAAGACGACACCGGGGCTGCGGCTCATCGAAAAGTACGCCGTGCGGGTGGGGGGTGCGGTCAACCACCGCTTTGGCCTCGACGACGCCGTCATGATCAAAGACAACCATATCGCGGCAGCCGGGGGCATCCGGCCGGCGGTCGAGCGCCTGCGCGGACGCATCCCGTTTTTGATGCCCATCGAAGTCGAGACCGAATCGCTCGAACAGGTCCAGGAGGCGCTCGGGTGCGGTGTGCAGGTAATCATGCTCGACAACATGCCGGTCGAGCGCATGCGCGAGGCAGTACAGCTGATCGCGGGCCGCGCCCTCACCGAGGCGTCCGGCAACATCACCCTCGATACCCTGGCCGCTGTCGCCGCGACCGGCGTCGATTACATTTCCACCAGCGCCACGATCACCCGCGCCCCCTGGCTCGACATCAGCCTCGATTTGCGGTGCCCGGCAACGGATACCCTGCCGCTCGCATGA
- a CDS encoding outer membrane protein, which produces MKSMVTAILSGAAFLGIFAPSVQAQFAEGLYIQAGGGASFPNRIGTSLGTAINLNTGYTAFGAVGYGINNGFRIEGEFAYSNFDVSSLVFQGNTFAGRGDIDTYSGLVNIYYDLLFPEITDIVSPYIGAGAGVSSISANNITAPGFTTVNGSSTVFAYQFKAGLGFRLGSSATILLGYRYFATAAPGFTDNLGTSLTTDSPNIHNVELGFRFSF; this is translated from the coding sequence ATGAAAAGCATGGTAACCGCTATATTGAGCGGCGCAGCGTTTTTGGGCATATTTGCACCGTCTGTACAGGCTCAGTTTGCAGAAGGCTTGTATATTCAGGCTGGCGGTGGGGCGTCGTTTCCCAACAGAATTGGCACCAGTCTGGGTACAGCTATCAACTTAAATACCGGCTACACTGCCTTCGGCGCGGTTGGCTACGGTATCAACAACGGCTTTCGCATCGAAGGGGAATTCGCCTACTCCAATTTCGATGTCAGCTCGCTGGTCTTTCAAGGCAATACCTTCGCGGGGCGGGGCGACATCGACACCTACTCCGGATTGGTGAATATCTACTATGACCTGCTCTTTCCTGAGATTACCGATATCGTCTCTCCGTATATCGGTGCCGGTGCCGGTGTCTCCAGCATCTCAGCCAACAACATCACCGCCCCGGGTTTTACGACGGTCAACGGCTCCAGCACCGTCTTTGCCTACCAGTTCAAAGCCGGCCTCGGATTTCGCTTGGGTTCGAGTGCGACGATTCTGCTCGGTTATCGGTATTTTGCCACTGCCGCTCCCGGATTTACCGACAACCTCGGTACCAGTCTGACCACCGATAGCCCCAACATCCACAATGTCGAGTTGGGTTTTAGATTCAGCTTCTAA
- the arsS gene encoding arsenosugar biosynthesis radical SAM (seleno)protein ArsS (Some members of this family are selenoproteins.), with protein MSATAFAARAGTLRRDTLETLQLNLGRYCNLACTHCHVEAGPKRTEMMDPPTARRIAAWLGANRVQNLDLTGGAPELNAQFRFLVETGRAMGLHVMDRCNLTVLFEPGQSDLAEFLAGHRVEVIASLPCYSADNVDQQRGNRVFEQSIAALRQLNQLGYGQPAGGLLLNLVYNPVGAYLPPAQAALEARYRQELSERYGIVFNRLFTITNMPIRRFRHYLQRIGQFDIYNRLLSDNFNASTLAGLMCRTLVSVDWQGRLYDCDFNQMLDLAAPGTPGRFLWEYAAADLIGRPIATGEHCFGCTAGSGSSCGGALAP; from the coding sequence ATGTCTGCCACCGCCTTCGCCGCACGCGCCGGCACCTTGCGCCGCGACACGCTCGAAACGCTGCAACTCAACCTCGGCAGATACTGCAACCTTGCTTGCACCCACTGCCACGTCGAGGCGGGTCCCAAACGCACCGAAATGATGGACCCCCCCACCGCCCGGCGCATCGCCGCCTGGCTGGGGGCCAACCGCGTGCAAAATCTGGATCTGACCGGCGGTGCGCCGGAACTGAACGCGCAATTTCGCTTTCTGGTGGAAACTGGCCGCGCCATGGGCCTGCACGTCATGGATCGCTGCAACCTGACGGTGCTCTTCGAGCCCGGCCAGTCGGATCTGGCCGAATTTCTCGCCGGCCACCGCGTCGAGGTGATCGCCTCCCTGCCCTGCTACTCGGCCGACAATGTCGATCAACAGCGGGGCAACCGCGTCTTCGAGCAGAGTATCGCAGCCCTCAGGCAGCTCAATCAATTGGGCTACGGTCAACCCGCAGGCGGCCTGCTGCTCAATCTGGTCTACAACCCCGTGGGTGCTTACCTGCCGCCCGCCCAGGCCGCCCTCGAAGCGCGCTACCGGCAGGAGCTGTCGGAGCGTTACGGCATCGTCTTCAACCGCCTGTTCACCATCACCAACATGCCGATCCGCCGCTTCCGGCACTATCTACAGAGGATAGGCCAGTTCGATATCTACAACCGTCTTTTAAGTGACAACTTCAACGCGAGCACCCTGGCCGGATTGATGTGCCGCACTCTGGTGAGCGTCGACTGGCAGGGGCGGCTCTACGACTGCGATTTCAATCAGATGCTCGACCTGGCGGCCCCGGGAACGCCCGGACGTTTTCTCTGGGAGTATGCGGCCGCCGATTTGATCGGTCGGCCCATTGCCACCGGCGAGCACTGCTTCGGCTGCACCGCAGGCTCGGGTTCCAGTTGCGGCGGCGCCCTCGCACCCTGA
- a CDS encoding tetratricopeptide repeat protein — protein MLSLLVAAWLGWIVPPAAGGPTAPPKATMPVEQWQQAQTHLRRADYARLAEECNRLLRQDAAFEPAYRWRAQARLRLEDLKGGLADAERAIRLVPANGEAYLLRGELHATAGTASAARADYLKAVQLSPDDAEGLRVRAMAQYALGDGDGALLNLDRAVALDARKERAYLQRGLLRAQRGDREGARADYLRAVALAHDYVPAHLQLAALAQQRGEYAAAVETLDRVVELNTSHALAHAKRGLAKLKLKEYRAAAVDFSRAIALNAPAPAMLRLNRAVALAELKDYPAALTDLGEAIRLEPKLAAAHGNRGLVRTRAGDYKGALADFDRQLALDPGAADAYIGRADTRTRLGDLQGALSDFGRAIDLSPSAFALRSRAELYVRSKAYKEAIADYDRAIALEPRLAAAFVGRGNARLSLQDTQGALADYDQALTLDPAFGRAYYNRGLANFRLHSYRKAIADFDRALDHHFDSAPIFLNRGLALAGLGERGAALADWRKAATLFRERNDQVGYRRARELIERLSRKSDLFAQRQYDSHQYM, from the coding sequence TTGCTCAGTTTGCTGGTTGCCGCCTGGCTCGGCTGGATTGTCCCTCCCGCTGCAGGGGGGCCGACGGCACCGCCCAAGGCGACGATGCCGGTAGAACAGTGGCAGCAGGCCCAGACCCACCTGCGGCGGGCCGACTACGCGCGCCTGGCCGAGGAGTGCAACCGGCTGCTCCGGCAGGATGCCGCCTTTGAACCTGCCTACCGGTGGCGAGCCCAGGCAAGGTTGCGCCTGGAGGATCTCAAAGGGGGCCTGGCGGACGCCGAGCGGGCCATCCGGTTGGTGCCCGCCAATGGCGAAGCGTATTTGCTGCGCGGCGAACTGCACGCTACCGCCGGTACCGCGTCTGCGGCCCGGGCCGATTATCTGAAGGCGGTACAGCTCAGCCCCGACGACGCCGAGGGGCTCAGAGTGCGGGCGATGGCCCAGTACGCTTTGGGCGACGGCGACGGAGCGCTGCTCAACCTCGATCGCGCCGTTGCCCTCGACGCCCGCAAGGAGCGCGCCTATCTGCAGCGGGGGTTGCTGCGCGCCCAGCGCGGCGATCGCGAAGGGGCGCGCGCCGACTACTTGCGGGCGGTGGCCCTGGCCCACGACTACGTGCCCGCCCACCTGCAGCTGGCCGCTCTGGCGCAGCAGCGCGGCGAGTACGCCGCCGCCGTCGAAACCCTGGACCGGGTCGTCGAGCTCAACACAAGCCACGCCCTCGCCCACGCCAAGCGAGGCCTGGCGAAGCTCAAGCTCAAAGAGTACCGGGCCGCCGCCGTCGATTTCAGCCGGGCCATTGCCCTGAACGCCCCGGCACCGGCCATGCTGCGCCTCAACCGCGCCGTCGCCCTAGCCGAATTGAAGGACTATCCGGCGGCCCTCACCGATCTGGGCGAAGCGATCCGCCTCGAGCCGAAGCTCGCCGCCGCCCACGGCAATCGGGGTCTGGTGCGCACCCGCGCGGGCGACTACAAAGGGGCACTCGCCGATTTTGACCGGCAGCTCGCCCTCGATCCGGGCGCTGCCGACGCCTACATCGGCCGGGCGGACACCCGCACCCGCCTGGGGGATCTTCAGGGGGCACTGAGCGATTTTGGCCGGGCTATCGACCTGTCGCCTTCAGCGTTTGCCCTGCGCAGCCGGGCCGAACTGTACGTGCGCAGCAAAGCCTACAAGGAGGCGATCGCCGACTACGACCGGGCGATTGCCCTGGAGCCGAGACTGGCCGCCGCCTTCGTCGGCCGCGGTAATGCCCGCCTCAGTTTACAGGACACCCAGGGGGCGCTGGCGGATTACGACCAGGCCCTCACCCTCGACCCGGCCTTCGGACGGGCCTACTACAACCGCGGCCTCGCCAACTTCCGCCTGCACAGCTACCGTAAGGCGATCGCCGATTTTGACCGGGCGCTCGACCACCACTTTGACAGCGCCCCGATCTTTCTCAATCGTGGTCTGGCCCTCGCGGGCCTAGGCGAGCGCGGTGCGGCGCTTGCCGACTGGCGCAAGGCGGCAACCCTCTTTCGCGAGCGCAACGACCAGGTGGGTTACCGCCGCGCCCGCGAACTGATCGAGCGCCTCAGCCGCAAAAGCGACCTGTTCGCGCAAAGACAATATGATTCACATCAATATATGTAG
- the psbA gene encoding photosystem II q(b) protein, producing MTTILRRRSLGNPWEQFANWITSTNNRFYIGWFGVLMVPTLLAATICFVIAFVAAPPVDMDGIREPISGSLLYGNNIITANVIPSSNAIGLHFYPIWEAASMDEWLYNGGPYQLIVFHFLIGIFAYLGREWEFSYRLGLRPWICVAYSAPVAAATAVFLIYPMGQGSFSDGMSLGISGTFNFMFIFQAEHNILNHPLHMFGVAGVFGGALFAAMHGSLVTSSLIKATSYEESQNYGYKFGQEEETYNIVAAHGYFGRLIFQYASFTNSRSLHFFLAAWPVIGIWLTSLGICVMGFNLNGFNFNASITDSQGRTIYTWADIVNRANLGIEVMHERNAHNFPLDLAGTESAPVAFAAALGDG from the coding sequence ATGACAACCATACTGCGACGCCGCTCCCTGGGCAATCCTTGGGAGCAATTCGCCAACTGGATAACCTCCACCAACAACCGCTTTTATATCGGCTGGTTCGGGGTGCTCATGGTCCCGACGTTGCTGGCGGCGACGATCTGTTTTGTGATCGCCTTTGTTGCCGCCCCGCCGGTGGATATGGACGGCATCCGCGAGCCGATTTCCGGTTCACTTCTTTATGGCAACAACATCATCACCGCCAATGTCATCCCCTCTTCCAACGCCATCGGTCTGCATTTCTACCCGATATGGGAAGCGGCCAGTATGGACGAATGGCTCTACAACGGTGGTCCCTACCAGTTGATCGTTTTTCACTTTTTGATTGGCATTTTTGCTTATCTGGGCCGGGAGTGGGAATTTTCGTATCGGCTGGGTCTGCGCCCCTGGATCTGTGTCGCTTACTCAGCCCCGGTAGCCGCCGCCACCGCCGTGTTCTTGATCTACCCCATGGGCCAGGGCTCCTTTAGCGACGGGATGTCGCTGGGCATCTCCGGCACGTTCAACTTCATGTTTATCTTCCAGGCCGAGCACAACATCCTCAACCACCCGCTGCACATGTTCGGGGTCGCCGGGGTCTTCGGCGGCGCTCTATTTGCGGCGATGCACGGCAGTCTGGTGACTTCGTCGCTCATCAAGGCGACTTCCTACGAAGAGTCCCAGAACTACGGCTACAAGTTCGGTCAGGAAGAAGAAACCTACAACATCGTCGCCGCCCACGGTTACTTCGGCCGCTTGATTTTTCAGTACGCCAGTTTCACCAATAGCCGCTCGCTGCACTTTTTCCTGGCGGCCTGGCCGGTGATTGGCATCTGGCTGACTTCCCTGGGCATCTGCGTCATGGGCTTCAATCTCAACGGCTTCAACTTCAATGCCTCGATTACCGACAGCCAGGGACGGACCATCTACACCTGGGCGGACATCGTCAACCGCGCCAATCTGGGCATCGAAGTAATGCACGAGCGCAACGCCCACAACTTCCCCCTGGATCTGGCCGGGACAGAGTCTGCTCCTGTGGCCTTCGCTGCGGCCCTGGGCGACGGCTGA
- a CDS encoding glycine betaine ABC transporter substrate-binding protein has translation MGHLLLVVFWLCTAWAAGAEERLVVGSKRFTESYILGELVRQTAERAGEAQVTHRQGLGNTGILFAALTSAEIDLYPEYTGTIDKEVLKNRTPADLATLRRQLAPLGLGVGVLLGFNNAYALAMGAEQAEKLGIRTLSDLQRHPELRYGLSQEFLNRTDGWPGVRRVYGLTAQPRALEHGLAYEAIAAGQIDLIDIYSTDAKIDRYQLRVLTDDRQFFAAYDAVLLYRLDLPKRLPKTWAVIDKLQGKLNEQQMAQLNADAELRGLAFAEVAGRFLRGETDQPATRSGLAHQMLGADFGRLAFEHLLLVFASLLVGVAIGVPLGIWAAAKPALSQVILSGVGIIQTIPSLALLAFLIPVLQQIGTFPALVALFLYSLLPIVRNTYTGLMDIPPGLRESGLALGLPAGARLRLIELPLASRAILAGIKTAAVINVGTATIAAFIGAGGFGERIATGLALNDNTTLLAGAIPAAGLALLVQFAFDLLERWVVPGGLRS, from the coding sequence ATGGGGCATCTGCTTCTGGTGGTCTTTTGGCTGTGCACAGCCTGGGCGGCTGGGGCTGAAGAACGGCTGGTGGTGGGCTCCAAGCGCTTCACCGAGTCCTACATTCTCGGAGAACTGGTGCGTCAGACGGCCGAGCGGGCGGGCGAGGCGCAGGTCACCCATCGCCAGGGGTTGGGCAACACGGGCATTTTGTTCGCAGCCCTGACCAGCGCTGAGATCGACCTTTACCCGGAGTACACCGGCACGATTGACAAAGAAGTGCTCAAAAACCGCACCCCGGCGGATCTGGCCACCCTGCGGCGGCAACTGGCCCCCCTCGGGCTGGGGGTGGGAGTCCTCCTCGGTTTCAACAACGCCTACGCCCTTGCCATGGGCGCGGAGCAGGCCGAGAAACTGGGCATCCGCACCCTTTCAGATTTGCAGCGCCACCCCGAACTGCGCTACGGGCTCTCGCAGGAATTTCTCAACCGCACCGACGGCTGGCCCGGGGTGCGGCGCGTCTACGGGCTTACCGCCCAACCGCGCGCCCTGGAGCACGGTCTGGCCTACGAAGCGATTGCCGCCGGACAGATTGACCTGATTGACATCTACTCGACCGACGCCAAGATCGACCGCTACCAGTTGCGGGTGCTCACCGACGATCGGCAGTTTTTTGCGGCCTACGACGCGGTGCTGCTCTACCGGCTGGACTTGCCGAAGCGATTGCCGAAGACTTGGGCTGTGATCGATAAATTGCAGGGCAAGCTTAACGAGCAACAAATGGCGCAACTGAACGCCGATGCAGAATTGCGCGGGCTTGCTTTTGCTGAAGTTGCCGGGCGGTTTTTGCGCGGCGAGACCGACCAGCCCGCGACCCGAAGCGGACTGGCCCATCAGATGTTGGGAGCAGATTTTGGGCGGCTTGCCTTCGAGCACTTGCTGCTCGTTTTTGCTTCGCTGCTGGTCGGCGTGGCCATCGGTGTGCCTCTGGGAATCTGGGCGGCGGCGAAACCGGCCCTTTCCCAGGTCATTCTCTCGGGTGTAGGCATCATCCAGACGATCCCCTCGCTGGCGCTTTTGGCCTTTCTCATCCCGGTCCTGCAGCAGATCGGCACTTTCCCGGCCCTGGTGGCGCTGTTTCTCTATTCGCTGTTGCCCATCGTGCGCAACACTTACACCGGCTTGATGGACATCCCCCCCGGTCTGCGCGAATCGGGGCTTGCCCTGGGTCTGCCCGCAGGAGCCAGGTTGCGGCTGATCGAACTGCCCCTCGCTTCACGCGCGATCCTGGCTGGGATCAAAACCGCCGCCGTCATCAACGTCGGTACCGCCACGATCGCCGCGTTTATCGGCGCGGGCGGCTTTGGCGAGCGCATCGCCACGGGGCTTGCCCTCAACGACAACACCACGCTGCTCGCAGGTGCCATCCCGGCAGCCGGGTTGGCCCTGCTCGTGCAGTTCGCCTTTGATCTGCTCGAACGCTGGGTCGTACCCGGCGGCTTGCGTTCTTGA
- the dapB gene encoding 4-hydroxy-tetrahydrodipicolinate reductase, producing the protein MAIPVVVVGCAGQMGREVVKAVHAAPDMAVVGAVDRSHIDEDAGELAGIGPIDVPVTDNLEITCAMVAQERAPGVMVDFTHPRGLYDRVRSAIAYGIRPVVGTTGLPPEQIEELAEFADKASTGCIVAPNFAIGMILLQQACLRAAEYFDHVEIIELHHNRKADAPSGTALATAQMIGSTGKTFNVPEVDESELVAGARGGVTPGDIRIHSLRLPGLLAHQAVVFGGLGQSYTLRHDTTDRAAYMPGVLLAIRKVLGLKSLVYGLEKIL; encoded by the coding sequence ATGGCGATACCGGTGGTGGTGGTGGGATGCGCCGGCCAGATGGGCCGGGAGGTGGTGAAGGCGGTGCACGCCGCCCCTGACATGGCCGTCGTCGGCGCGGTCGACCGCAGCCATATTGACGAGGATGCAGGCGAACTGGCCGGCATTGGACCCATCGACGTGCCGGTGACCGACAACCTTGAGATCACCTGCGCCATGGTCGCCCAGGAGCGCGCCCCCGGCGTGATGGTCGATTTTACGCACCCCCGGGGCCTCTACGACCGGGTGCGCTCGGCCATCGCCTACGGCATCCGGCCGGTGGTAGGCACCACCGGTCTGCCCCCCGAGCAGATTGAAGAACTGGCCGAATTTGCCGACAAGGCGAGCACCGGCTGCATCGTCGCCCCCAATTTCGCCATCGGCATGATCCTGCTGCAGCAGGCCTGCCTGCGGGCGGCAGAATATTTTGATCACGTCGAGATTATCGAGTTGCACCACAACCGCAAAGCCGACGCCCCGAGCGGCACGGCCCTGGCTACCGCCCAGATGATCGGCAGTACCGGCAAGACTTTCAACGTCCCTGAGGTGGACGAGAGCGAGCTGGTCGCCGGTGCCAGGGGTGGAGTGACCCCCGGCGATATCCGCATCCATTCGCTGCGCCTGCCCGGTCTACTGGCCCACCAGGCCGTGGTCTTCGGCGGGCTTGGCCAGAGCTACACCCTGCGCCACGACACCACCGACCGCGCCGCCTACATGCCCGGGGTGTTGCTTGCCATCCGCAAGGTGCTCGGTCTGAAGAGCCTGGTTTACGGGCTGGAGAAGATCCTTTGA
- a CDS encoding prolyl oligopeptidase family serine peptidase: MGLKSLCRRAVLAATVLVCYAGFAVPTAGIAAESRRPITEKDLLKFSWVADPRLSPDGARIVYVRVSVDEKKDTYTTSLWQVSTATGQARPLSAGPRDSSPRWSPDGKTLAFLRSAEKDGKPEPPQIYLLSIEGGEARALSDLPKGAGGISWSPDSRRIAFTSSTKDEDIKKSGEGDKPKKSDVRVIKRAVYRLNGAGYLETDRPDHIWMVELPTDAAAPPPAAKQITQGEFEEESPVWSPDSSQLYFISDRAREAYYQPADGDIYAVSANGGPIRRVVDIDGPIFGAFALSPDGRQIACVGFVNGKPEYSYTQPDLFVADLSSGAAPRNLTADYDFDIGDGIGGDQRAPRATSSYRPVWSADGRSIVIASAERGRANLKRFDAASGQTSDVTTGDHEIAEYTATPDGSRFAAVISQPSEVGELYLLAQGAPPRRLTRGNSELFDTLQLSAPEEINYPSFDGQKIQGWVFKPPGFEAGKKYPLILNIHGGPHIAWGYTFFHEVQWMAAKGYVVLYTNPRGSTSYGQKFGNSIQFNYPGDDAKDLLAGVDYLLGRGYVDVNRLGVTGGSGGGVLTNWLVGQTDRFKAAVSQRSIADWASWWYTADFTLFTPTWFRGAPWREEADFKARSPLTYVEKIKTPLMLIEGEADLRTPPGAGGEQLFRALKYLKRPVVMVQFPGENHDLSRTGKPSHRIERLQHIVGWFDKYLQGVSKPEYDLPPAGAVRQEAP, from the coding sequence ATGGGATTGAAATCTCTTTGCCGGCGTGCTGTCCTAGCTGCCACCGTCCTTGTTTGCTATGCCGGTTTTGCTGTTCCCACTGCGGGGATTGCCGCCGAATCCAGGCGACCCATCACCGAAAAAGATTTGCTCAAATTCAGCTGGGTCGCCGACCCGCGCCTTTCGCCCGACGGTGCGCGCATCGTCTATGTGCGGGTGAGCGTCGATGAGAAAAAAGATACTTACACCACTTCCCTGTGGCAAGTTTCGACCGCCACCGGTCAAGCGCGCCCGCTCAGCGCCGGTCCGCGCGACAGCAGCCCGCGCTGGTCGCCGGACGGCAAGACCCTGGCCTTTTTGCGCTCAGCAGAAAAAGACGGCAAACCCGAGCCGCCCCAGATTTATCTGTTGTCCATCGAGGGGGGTGAAGCGCGGGCTTTGAGCGATCTGCCCAAGGGAGCCGGGGGAATCTCCTGGTCCCCCGATAGCCGCCGTATCGCCTTTACTTCCTCCACCAAAGACGAGGACATCAAAAAAAGCGGCGAAGGCGACAAGCCCAAAAAAAGCGACGTGCGCGTGATCAAGCGGGCCGTCTACCGCTTGAACGGTGCCGGCTACCTGGAGACGGACCGGCCCGACCACATCTGGATGGTCGAGTTGCCCACCGATGCGGCAGCACCCCCCCCGGCGGCCAAACAGATCACCCAAGGCGAATTTGAGGAGGAATCTCCTGTCTGGTCCCCGGACAGCTCGCAGTTGTACTTTATCTCCGACCGGGCACGCGAAGCATACTACCAGCCTGCTGACGGCGACATCTACGCCGTTTCCGCAAACGGCGGGCCGATCCGCCGGGTCGTGGATATCGACGGACCGATCTTTGGTGCTTTCGCCCTCAGCCCCGACGGCAGACAGATCGCCTGTGTCGGGTTCGTCAACGGTAAGCCCGAGTACTCGTATACCCAACCGGACCTGTTCGTAGCCGATCTCAGCTCGGGGGCAGCACCTCGAAATTTGACCGCCGATTATGACTTTGACATTGGGGATGGTATCGGGGGGGATCAGCGCGCTCCCCGGGCCACCTCCAGCTACCGGCCCGTCTGGAGTGCCGACGGCCGCTCGATTGTGATTGCGTCCGCCGAGCGGGGTCGCGCCAACCTCAAGCGCTTCGACGCCGCGAGCGGTCAGACGAGCGACGTGACCACCGGCGATCACGAGATCGCCGAATATACCGCCACCCCCGACGGCAGCCGCTTCGCCGCGGTAATCTCCCAGCCGAGCGAAGTGGGTGAGCTTTACTTGCTCGCCCAGGGAGCGCCGCCGCGCCGGCTCACCCGTGGGAATAGCGAATTGTTCGACACGCTCCAGCTCAGCGCACCGGAGGAGATCAACTACCCCAGCTTCGACGGCCAGAAAATTCAAGGCTGGGTGTTCAAGCCGCCCGGATTCGAGGCGGGAAAAAAGTATCCGTTGATACTGAACATCCACGGTGGCCCCCACATTGCCTGGGGGTACACGTTTTTCCACGAAGTGCAGTGGATGGCCGCCAAAGGTTATGTGGTGCTCTACACCAACCCGCGCGGCTCCACCAGCTACGGTCAAAAGTTCGGCAACAGCATCCAGTTCAACTATCCCGGCGACGATGCCAAAGATCTGTTGGCCGGGGTGGACTATCTGCTGGGGCGCGGTTACGTCGATGTGAACCGGTTGGGGGTGACCGGCGGCAGCGGCGGCGGGGTGCTCACCAACTGGCTGGTGGGCCAGACCGATCGCTTCAAAGCGGCGGTATCCCAGCGCTCGATCGCCGACTGGGCGAGTTGGTGGTACACCGCCGACTTCACCCTCTTTACGCCGACCTGGTTTCGAGGAGCCCCCTGGCGGGAGGAGGCCGATTTCAAGGCCCGCTCGCCCCTGACTTACGTCGAAAAAATCAAGACACCCCTGATGCTCATCGAAGGGGAGGCGGACCTGCGCACCCCACCCGGGGCCGGGGGTGAGCAGCTGTTTCGGGCGCTCAAGTACCTGAAGCGGCCGGTGGTGATGGTGCAATTTCCCGGCGAGAACCACGACCTGTCGCGCACGGGCAAGCCGTCGCACCGCATCGAGCGGCTGCAGCACATCGTGGGCTGGTTCGACAAATATTTGCAGGGTGTCTCCAAACCCGAGTACGACCTGCCCCCGGCCGGAGCGGTGCGGCAGGAGGCACCGTAG
- the trmD gene encoding tRNA (guanosine(37)-N1)-methyltransferase TrmD encodes MRIDIVTLFPEFFTSPLQCSLLGRAIAGGVCSVAITNPRDFAADRYRTVDDTPYGGGAGMVLKPEPLFAAVESLPVLEPRAVILLTPQGQSLKQPLLRSLAADYAQLVLLCGHYEGVDERVRAHLATHEISLGDFVLTGGEIPALALIDGVVRLLPGTVGNRASLASESFEDNLLEYPQYTRPANFRGWQVPEVLLSGHHAQIARWRREQQLARTHERRPDLQPPEA; translated from the coding sequence ATGCGGATCGACATCGTCACCTTGTTTCCGGAGTTCTTTACTTCACCTCTGCAGTGCAGTCTGCTCGGCAGGGCAATCGCAGGCGGCGTGTGCAGCGTCGCGATCACCAACCCGCGCGATTTTGCCGCCGACCGCTACCGGACGGTCGACGACACGCCCTACGGTGGTGGGGCGGGCATGGTGCTCAAACCCGAACCGCTCTTCGCGGCGGTCGAGTCGTTGCCGGTGCTTGAACCGCGGGCGGTGATCCTGCTTACCCCCCAAGGACAATCCCTCAAGCAGCCGCTGCTGCGCTCGCTCGCAGCCGATTACGCCCAACTGGTGCTTCTGTGCGGCCATTACGAAGGGGTGGATGAGCGTGTGCGCGCGCATCTGGCCACCCACGAAATTTCGCTGGGGGATTTTGTGCTCACCGGTGGCGAGATCCCAGCTTTGGCGCTCATCGACGGGGTGGTGCGCCTGCTGCCCGGCACGGTCGGCAACCGCGCCTCCCTCGCCTCGGAAAGCTTCGAGGACAACTTGCTGGAATATCCCCAGTACACCCGCCCAGCCAACTTTCGAGGCTGGCAGGTCCCGGAGGTGTTACTCAGCGGTCACCACGCCCAGATTGCCCGCTGGCGGCGCGAACAGCAGCTGGCGCGCACCCACGAGCGGCGGCCGGACTTGCAGCCGCCGGAGGCGTGA